Proteins encoded within one genomic window of Aspergillus nidulans FGSC A4 chromosome VII:
- a CDS encoding putative chromatin remodeling complex subunit (Chd3) (transcript_id=CADANIAT00008616): MLGFDYKKGNNDLQPAGPQMTAVEVPVLSNLREYEWLPGHSTVRYIIHEVLSEDSYEPSYLVKLESHELEVISSSRLQKLENGREALETFQNSRVRYREPSCESESNIDKEEDEGQETTCSPPGSELDDSRPSRRAKKTKFTEFFGAVSSDDDGKLTKSDSSDEDVVAPRSRQSVLRKRPNYHSTLNNGFGANAHSRTRASTRSRKPLRYNLHEMYEDDISEYEAVLSNHRKYVGTKEKFDKIPSSDLFRGRHREVCEVCSIEGDLPDKGPLVFCQGCTDAYHQACLGPRTAREHLVTKVASDKFILQCRRCLGSSHAKDSRFPHQGICTGCNKPGKMSNPLRERLTSKQEQQQRQENGGEDPITAVSSYLINNPDNLLFRCKACHRSFHFDHLRAGRISNWQCHDCNSLPGEVNAMVAWRPLSTASKKSPKISELDKEYLIKWKEKSYAHCTWMPGSWVWGYINPVMRRAFLRSDKSHLPRMTTDEAIPNDYLRFDIIFDVKFADNDLHMYGEDYDEDLERIDNVSKAYVKFKGLPYEDAVWEVPPDRSNTEAWNDFKAAYADWAKKPFISTPNQISLQKHLANVRKQKFKSREAQPRIMTGGEIMDYQRDGLNWLYFKWFKQQNAILADEMGLGKTIQVIGLLATLVQDHKCWPFLIVVPNSTCPNWRKELKTWVPSLRAVTYYGSSLARKMAQEHEMFIRGDPDLRCHVVITSYETMVDDSCRKVLSRIPWAGLIVDEGQRLKSDKSQIYEGLSKMKFPFKVLMTGTPLQNNTKELFNLLQFCDQSKNAEELEEKYGTLSKENIPELHELIRPFFLRRTKAQVLTFLPPVVQIIVPVTMSVLQKKLYKSILAKNTQLIKAIFQRNEEDQPLKQTERHNLNNILMQLRKCLCHPFIFSKAIEERTDDPEVAHRNLVDAAGKLQLLELMLPKLQARGHRVLVFSQFLENLDVMEDFLDGLGLPHRRLDGRMTSLEKQRMIDDYNAENSPYFAFLLSTRSGGVGINLATADTVIIMDPDFNPHQDMQALSRAHRIGQKNKVLVFQLMIRGSAEEKIMQIGRKKMVLDHVLIDRMAAEDDDGEDLESILRHGAKALFDDDNSGDIIYTSESVDRLLDRSQAEQATNPDTNVSASEFSFAQVWAADSQGLEDQLNVAEEDPTISNQTWEKILQERERAAAEEARKKAEILGRGKRKRATVDYSAVDADPAPARALASRETESDAEFREDEAGVASDYSMEDDISVYEGATIKPKVHAFQRVILLPQVAQTPQSVQAPTPNGVGMNGHVDRNGDACFVCGRVHPMGSCPLKLAGVEHCGLCGLAHYGQARTCPHLKSELQVSRMIEALKQSNEDKHLVALAKKYVYGIKGDLAQRERRKSRKGPAADASINSTKTPTSSVPPKASILPTGQPVIDITEDQYESSNGQPAPSGIEGSNTNDRKRIAC, encoded by the exons ATGCTTGGCTTTGATTATAAGAAAGGAAATAATGACCTCCAACCGGCCGGTCCTCAGATGACTGCTGTAGAAGTTCCGGTTCTCTCTAATTTACGCGAGTATGAATGGCTTCCCGGTCATTCCACCGTTCGGTACATCATCCACGAGGTGTTGTCGGAGGATAGCTACGAGCCTTCGTATCTTGTCAAGCTAGAAAGTCATGAGTTGGAAGTT atatcttcctcgcGTCTGCAAAAGCTTGAAAATGGCCGCGAGGCACTTGAAACTTTCCAGAACTCGCGTGTTCGTTATCGCGAACCTTCCTGTGAGTCCGAGTCGAATATCGataaggaggaagatgaaggacaaGAGACGACGTGCAGCCCCCCGGGGTCTGAATTGGATGACAGCAGGCCGTCGCGCCGAGCAAAGAAGACCAAGTTCACGGAATTCTTTGGTGCGGTTAGCAGCGACGATGACGGAAAATTGACAAAGTCCGATTCAAgcgatgaagatgttgtTGCACCCAGGTCGAGGCAAAGTGTGCTGAGGAAGCGTCCAAACTATCACAGCACCTTGAATAATGGCTTTGGTGCCAATGCGCACTCAAGAACCAGGGCTTCAACTAGGTCCCGTAAACCTTTGCGGTACAATCTCCATGAGATGTACGAGGACGATATTTCCGAATATGAAGCCGTGCTGTCAAATCATCGAAAATACGTGGGCACTAAGGAGAAGTTCGATAAGATCCCATCGAGTGATCTATTCCGAGGCCGTCACCGAGAAGTCTGCGAAGTCTGCTCGATTGAAGGCGATCTTCCTGACAAAGGGCCTCTTGTTTTTTGTCAAGGCTGTACTGATGCCTACCACCAGGCTTGCCTAGGCCCACGAACCGCGCGAGAGCATCTTGTCACCAAAGTAGCAAGCGATAAATTCATTCTCCAGTGCCGCCGCTGTTTAGGTTCCTCTCACGCCAAGGATTCAAGATTCCCCCATCAAGGAATATGCACTGGGTGCAATAAACCGGGAAAGATGTCAAATCCATTAAGGGAGCGACTAACATCCAAACAAGAACAGCAACAACGGCAGGAGAACGGAGGTGAAGATCCTATTACAGCGGTTAGCTCAtacctcatcaacaatccAGATAATCTACTCTTCCGTTGCAAGGCTTGCCATAGGTCTTTTCACTTCGATCACCTCCGGGCTGGACGCATATCCAACTGGCAATGCCATGATTGCAACTCGCTGCCCGGGGAGGTCAACGCAATGGTCGCCTGGCGACCATTGAGTACCGCCTCGAAGAAATCTCCTAAGATCTCGGAACTGGACAAAGAGTACCTCATAAAATGGAAAGAGAAGTCCTACGCTCATTGTACTTGGATGCCCGGAAGTTGGGTTTGGGGTTATATCAACCCGGTAATGCGTCGCGCGTTTTTGAGATCAGACAAAAGCCATCTACCACGGATGACCACAGATGAGGCCATACCCAATGATTACTTGCGGTTCGATATCATTTTTGATGTCAAGTTCGCTGATAATGATCTCCATATGTACGGTGAGGATTAcgacgaggatcttgagCGCATTGATAATGTTTCCAAAGCCTATGTAAAGTTCAAAGGATTACCCTACGAGGATGCGGTATGGGAAGTACCTCCAGACCGTAGCAATACTGAAGCTTGGAATGATTTCAAAGCTGCGTATGCAGACTGGGCCAAGAAACCATTCATCAGCACACCAAATCAAATATCACTACAGAAACACCTGGCTAATGTGAGGAAACAAAAGTTCAAGTCGAGAGAAGCTCAGCCCAGGATTATGACGGGCGGGGAGATCATGGATTACCAGCGAGATGGCTTGAACTGGCTATACTTCAAATGGTTCAAGCAGCAGAACGCCATTCTTGCTGACGAGATGGGTCTTGGGAAGACTATTCAAGTGATAGGTTTACTGGCAACTCTGGTCCAAGATCATAAGTGCTGGCCATTTCTCATTGTTGTGCCAAACTCAACATGTCCGAATTGGAGAAAAGAATTAAAAACATGGGTCCCTTCCCTCCGTGCAGTCACCTACTATGGCTCTTCTCTGGCGCGCAAAATGGCGCAAGAACACGAAATGTTCATTAGGGGTGACCCTGACCTCAGATGCCATGTTGTCATAACTTCATATGAGACAATGGTGGATGATTCTTGTCGAAAGGTTTTGTCAAGAATACCTTGGGCCGGGCTTATTGTCGACGAAGGGCAGCGGCTAAAGTCTGACAAGAGCCAAATCTATGAGGGACTATCTAAGATGAAATTTCCCTTCAAGGTACTGATGACTGGGACTCCGTTGCAGAATAACACCAAGGAACTTTTCAACCTTCTGCAATTCTGTGATCAGTCCAAGAACgcagaagaactggaggagaAATATGGCACCCTATCCAAGGAGAATATCCCGGAACTGCACGAGTTAATCAGGCCGTTCTTCCTCCGGCGCACGAAGGCCCAGGTCCTTACTTTCCTTCCACCTGTTGTTCAGATCATTGTTCCTGTCACGATGTCTGTTCTTCAGAAGAAGCTTTACAAGTCTATCCTTGCAAAGAATACTCAGCTCATCAAAGCTATCTTCCAGAGAAATGAGGAGGACCAGCCACTAAAACAAACAGAGCGTCATAATTTGAACAATATCTTGATGCAGCTGCGGAAGTGCTTGTGTCATCCCTTTATCTTCAGCAAGGCCATTGAAGAGCGAACGGACGACCCAGAAGTAGCCCACCGCAATCTTGTGGATGCTGCAGGGAAGCTTCAGTTATTAGAGCTAATGTTACCAAAACTCCAAGCTCGCGGTCATCGAGTTCTAGTATTCAGTCAATTCCTTGAGAACTTGGATGTCATGGAGGACTTTCTCGATGGGTTAGGTCTTCCCCACCGACGCCTCGACGGAAGGATGACTTCACTTGAAAAACAAAGAATGATTGACGATTACAACGCCGAGAACTCTCCATACTTCGCTTTCCTTCTCTCTACTAGATCTGGCGGCGTCGGTATAAATCTTGCCACTGCAGATACTGTCATTATCATGGACCCTGATTTCAACCCTCACCAAGACATGCAAGCATTGTCTCGTGCCCATCGTATTGGGCAGAAGAATAAAGTCCTTGTCTTTCAGCTCATGATTCGAGGGAGCGCCGAGGAAAAGATTATGCAGATTGGCAGAAAAAAGATGGTACTCGATCACGTTCTCATTGACCGTATGGCcgcggaagatgatgatggcgaagaCTTAGAATCCATTCTTCGTCACGGAGCCAAAGCATTATTTGATGACGACAACTCTGGCGACATAATCTACACTTCCGAATCTGTTGATAGGCTGCTTGACCGCAGCCAGGCGGAGCAGGCCACGAATCCAGACACGAATGTCTCTGCTTCTGAGTTTAGCTTTGCTCAAGTATGGGCCGCCGATAGCCAAGGCCTGGAAGACCAACTTAatgttgcagaagaagatccaaCCATAAGCAACCAAACGTGGGAGAAAATACTACAAGAGCGTGAacgggctgcggctgaggaAGCAcgaaagaaagcagaaatccTTGGCCGCGGCAAGCGGAAGCGGGCGACTGTTGACTACTcagctgttgatgccgatCCGgcccctgccagagcgctTGCGAGTCGCGAGACTGAGAGTGACGCGGAATTCCGTGAGGATGAAGCCGGAGTAGCCTCTGATTACAGCATGGAAGACGATATTAGTGTTTACGAAGGGGCGACCATAAAACCTAAAG TTCATGCATTTCAGCGGGTCATACTCCTTCCACAAGTTGCCCAAACTCCTCAGTCAGTCCAAGCACCAACGCCGAACGGTGTAGGGATGAATGGCCATGTGGACCGCAATGGGGATGCTTGTTTTGTCTGCGGCCGAGTTCACCCAATGGGATCTTGCCCACTCAAGCTGGCTGGAGTTGAACATTGCGGTCTCTGTGGACTCGCTCATTATGGCCAGGCTCGTACTTGTCCGCATTTGAAGTCCGAGCTTCAAGTTTCAAGGATGATCGAGGCTTTGAAACAGAGCAATGAAGATAAACATCTCGTTGCCCTGGCCAAGAAGTACGTCTACGGCATAAAAGGTGATCTCGCACAGCGCGAGAGGAGGAAATCACGGAAGGGCCCTGCCGCAGATGCTTCCATAAACTCAACTAAGACTCCCACCTCATCAGTCCCGCCGAAGGCTAGTATCCTCCCCACTGGACAGCCAGTTATAGACATTACCGAGGATCAGTATGAATCTAGCAATGGGCAACCTGCTCCATCTGGCATTGAAGGCTCGAACACGAACGATCGGAAACGTATAGCGTGTTGA